The Brassica oleracea var. oleracea cultivar TO1000 chromosome C6, BOL, whole genome shotgun sequence genome includes a region encoding these proteins:
- the LOC106297267 gene encoding probable LRR receptor-like protein kinase At1g51890 has translation MTGFISLDCGLVPKDTTYVERTTNITYISDGTHIDSGVVGRIINDTLRTQFQQQVWNLRSFPDGQRNCYNFNLTRNQRYLIRGTFLYGNYDGLNLLPSFDLHIGQTKWTSVSIRELSSSLIREIIHVLTEDSLQICLVKTGETTPFISSLELRPLNNNNTYVSQSGSLMLFNRVYFSPTPSFIRRSLYRYDEDIHDRIWVPFIKDNTTSISTDLPVDTSNPYNVPQLVAKTAMIPADPTQPLNIRWSFGEITAQSYVYMHFAEIQNLEAGENREFNITFNGLPWFSSFSPSKLSITTIFSSRAMSSPDGTFSFTFTMTGNSTLPPLINGLEIYKVIET, from the exons ATGACAGGATTCATCAGCTTAGATTGTGGGTTGGTCCCCAAGGACACAACCTATGTGGAGAGAACGACGAACATAACATACATATCAGACGGGACTCACATCGATAGTGGCGTGGTCGGGAGGATCATCAACGACACGTTAAGGACGCAATTTCAACAACAGGTTTGGAACTTAAGAAGTTTCCCTGATGGTCAAAGAAACTGTTACAACTTCAACCTGACAAGGAACCAGAGGTATCTGATCAGAGGAACCTTTCTGTACGGGAACTACGACGGTCTGAATCTACTCCCTAGCTTTGATCTTCACATTGGTCAGACCAAATGGACCTCTGTTTCAATCCGAGAATTGAGCAGTTCTTTGATCCGCGAGATCATCCATGTCTTAACAGAAGACAGTCTCCAAATCTGTCTAGTCAAAACAGGAGAAACGACACCGTTTATTTCGTCCTTGGAACTTCGTCCGTTGAACAATAATAATACGTACGTGAGTCAAAGCGGATCGTTGATGTTATTTAACAGAGTTTACTTTTCACCCACTCCATCGTTCATCAG ACGCTCGCTGTATAGGTACGATGAGGACATCCATGACCGAATCTGGGTGCCATTCATTAAAGACAACACAACTTCGATAAGCACAGACCTTCCTGTGGATACAAGTAACCCCTACAATGTGCCTCAACTCGTAGCGAAAACCGCTATGATCCCTGCAGACCCAACTCAGCCTCTGAACATACGTTGGAGTTTCGGTGAAATCACTGCACAGTCATATGTATACATGCATTTCGCTGAAATACAGAATCTTGAAGCTGGCGAGAATAGAGAGTTCAACATTACTTTCAATGGCTTACCTTGGTTCAGCTCCTTTAGCCCCTCAAAGCTTAGCATAACAACTATATTCAGTTCAAGAGCTATGAGTTCTCCTGATGGGACATTCAGTTTCACTTTCACTATGACCGGTAATTCAACTCTTCCCCCTCTTATCAACGGCCTTGAGATTTATAAAGTCATAGAAACTTAA
- the LOC106297268 gene encoding uncharacterized protein LOC106297268: protein MDRALMALSLDEEEEAPFVMPDLPGFSSAEDNVLSIMGRALNPECQKMSGLILTMSRKWQKEGRVRGVALSKERFQFIFQSEHDLLDVLDKGIQTYNEWALVLERWVENPPEDYLQYVPIWVQIGQIPVNYYTREALTALGDLVGKTKVVAFDPSKPITQDFVRVQVLFDVSKPLKTHRVLDLGGGRTTTIRFHYEKVQKRCFTCQQLNHEQQICPLKFRQRQEEAALRRERRQEVLHQRKPVLDKDDPLFGVLNESQVGIDPLTGRPKIVKEVLDEMRRYLLAEVGEDILVKVDRVQKTVEEAEKDPVAQRTILRLEPVPVLSYDLDKGKGRVFDYGEKEEA, encoded by the coding sequence ATGGATAGAGCTTTGATGGCTCTTTCTCTTGATGAGGAAGAGGAAGCTCCTTTTGTTATGCCGGATCTCCCAGGATTCAGTTCTGCAGAAGATAACGTTTTAAGTATCATGGGAAGAGCGTTGAATCCAGAGTGTCAGAAAATGTCTGGGCTCATTCTAACGATGTCTAGAAAATGGCAAAAGGAGGGAAGAGTTAGAGGTGTAGCTCTGTCGAAAGAGAGATTTCAATTCATTTTCCAGTCAGAGCATGATCTTTTGGATGTGTTGGATAAGGGCATCCAGACTTATAATGAGTGGGCTCTAGTTTTGGAAAGATGGGTTGAGAACCCCCCAGAAGACTATCTTCAATACGTTCCTATATGGGTTCAGATTGGCCAGATTCCAGTGAACTATTACACGAGGGAGGCTTTAACAGCGTTGGGGGATCTGGTTGGGAAGACGAAAGTGGTTGCTTTTGATCCTTCAAAACCAATTACTCAAGACTTTGTGAGAGTTCAGGTACTTTTTGATGTATCCAAGCCACTTAAAACTCACAGAGTGCTGGATCTTGGTGGAGGAAGGACTACTACTATTCGTTTTCACTATGAGAAGGTGCAAAAACGGTGTTTCACCTGTCAGCAATTAAATCATGAGCAACAGATTTGTCCTTTGAAGTTTAGACAGAGGCAGGAAGAAGCGGCTTTAAGAAGAGAAAGAAGGCAAGAAGTACTGCACCAAAGAAAGCCAGTCTTGGATAAAGATGATCCTTTATTTGGTGTGCTGAATGAGTCGCAAGTAGGGATTGATCCACTCACAGGAAGGCCAAAAATTGTTAAAGAAGTTCTAGATGAGATGAGAAGATACCTTTTGGCTGAGGTGGGAGAAGATATATTGGTGAAAGTGGATCGTGTTCAGAAAACTGTTGAGGAAGCAGAAAAGGATCCTGTGGCGCAGCGAACCATCTTAAGGCTTGAACCGGTTCCTGTTCTATCCTATGATCTGGATAAGGGCAAAGGACGAGTTTTTGATTATGGAGAAAAAGAAGAGGCATAA